The Thermoplasmata archaeon genome includes a region encoding these proteins:
- a CDS encoding secondary thiamine-phosphate synthase enzyme YjbQ, translated as MKAHTEYLWFHTKNKREYINITEQVEEIVRKSGIKEGFALVSAMHITAGVYINDAESGLIKDIDEWVEKLAPFRHDYRHHRTGETNGDAHLKSLLIGHEVIVPITNGELDFGPWQQIYYAEFDGQRDKRVIVKVIGV; from the coding sequence ATGAAAGCCCACACAGAGTATCTCTGGTTTCACACAAAAAACAAGCGAGAATACATTAACATTACAGAGCAAGTTGAGGAGATTGTGCGAAAGTCAGGAATAAAGGAGGGATTTGCACTGGTTTCTGCGATGCACATCACAGCTGGCGTTTACATCAACGATGCAGAAAGTGGATTGATAAAAGACATAGATGAGTGGGTTGAGAAGCTTGCGCCGTTTAGACATGATTACAGGCATCATAGAACCGGTGAGACAAACGGTGATGCCCATCTCAAGAGCTTGCTCATAGGCCATGAAGTGATTGTGCCAATTACTAATGGGGAGTTAGATTTTGGACCCTGGCAGCAGATTTACTATGCAGAATTTGATGGTCAAAGAGATAAGCGTGTGATTGTGAAGGTAATAGGTGTTTAA
- a CDS encoding DUF4129 domain-containing protein — protein sequence MKINRSVAVILAFAFFVCACGMLGYAVLNLSLQDEMLPPDAPQRNETVSPQAPAINMNVCLLIYWLFLGFGIVGIFYLVAMRRGREVMHAFFGALLAVLILIGILYVMAVNNTQENTGENITSNSTGTPGNTPLPKTSTTPPLISMLLVAGMFVLIAVIIVTLLFSYLSSRTGRGTGKVEPFNLDFAKAIDEGIALFETGVSARDAIIRCYRRMTELLAAHGVKDALYLTPREFKEEVHAKMGFESKNLDALVELFETARYSSHPIGEAEREQALGALKGLRKEVEG from the coding sequence GTGAAAATAAACAGAAGCGTGGCTGTAATTCTTGCCTTTGCGTTCTTTGTGTGCGCTTGTGGAATGCTTGGCTACGCCGTGCTCAACCTCTCGCTTCAGGATGAAATGCTTCCACCAGATGCCCCGCAGAGAAATGAGACGGTAAGTCCCCAGGCACCTGCAATAAACATGAATGTTTGCCTCTTAATCTACTGGCTCTTCCTAGGGTTTGGTATCGTGGGAATTTTCTATCTGGTTGCGATGCGCAGGGGAAGAGAGGTGATGCATGCCTTCTTTGGTGCGTTGCTGGCTGTACTTATCCTCATAGGTATTCTTTATGTGATGGCTGTGAACAATACGCAGGAAAACACTGGTGAAAATATCACATCGAATTCAACAGGGACACCAGGAAACACACCATTGCCAAAGACCTCAACAACACCACCGCTTATCTCAATGCTTCTTGTGGCAGGGATGTTTGTGCTCATTGCTGTTATTATTGTTACTCTTCTTTTTTCCTATCTTTCTTCGAGGACAGGGAGAGGAACTGGGAAGGTAGAGCCATTTAATCTGGATTTCGCAAAGGCGATTGATGAAGGAATTGCGTTGTTTGAAACAGGGGTTTCTGCGAGAGATGCAATCATAAGATGCTACAGAAGAATGACTGAACTTCTGGCTGCACATGGTGTAAAAGATGCCCTTTACCTAACTCCAAGGGAATTTAAGGAGGAAGTCCATGCAAAAATGGGCTTTGAAAGTAAAAATCTGGATGCGTTGGTGGAGCTTTTTGAGACAGCAAGGTATAGCAGTCATCCAATTGGAGAGGCAGAAAGGGAGCAGGCTCTGGGGGCATTGAAAGGGCTTAGGAAGGAGGTGGAAGGTTGA
- a CDS encoding DNA methyltransferase produces the protein MPNSDVIVDKPIRGFLFFCTNRSEEECFSRMLFGTEKQYGPVVIRIRKDDLLFLINIDMDALYGVFKAASDGGFKLFPEAWGGKYPYQVKIEQIGKIIKLKDANKILKNFEIRRNTPLFGKKLLKFLDLFASKSPLLEDIESWDAQTTKLILRERSRVKERMDIQDIEDEIPLLESTTFWDFPKQSYGLTPKGNNKYPGVTPALIIYNLIWRYTEPGDLIVDPMAGSGTTLDVCNEEKRRCICYDIAPTRPEIIQNDARKIPLEDNSVDMVFIDSPYGDNIRYNEHPDCIGKISCETAEFYDELEKVIKECYRILKPGKVLGWLIGDQWVKKKFTPVGFLIYERLCKYFEPVDIICVARRGQASHTDVWHNRARRFNFFLRGFKYLIIVRKQGVEKSKIAKSRKITWTFYERGKLS, from the coding sequence ATGCCAAACAGTGATGTAATTGTGGATAAACCTATTAGGGGATTTCTATTCTTCTGCACAAACAGGAGCGAGGAAGAATGTTTCTCTAGAATGTTGTTTGGAACAGAAAAGCAGTATGGTCCTGTGGTTATAAGAATCAGAAAAGACGACCTCCTGTTTTTGATTAACATAGATATGGATGCTCTCTATGGCGTTTTCAAAGCTGCCTCTGATGGAGGTTTCAAACTATTTCCAGAAGCATGGGGTGGCAAATACCCATACCAGGTGAAAATTGAACAAATAGGAAAAATAATTAAATTGAAAGATGCAAATAAAATACTAAAAAATTTTGAAATAAGAAGAAATACACCGCTATTTGGCAAAAAGCTGTTAAAATTCCTTGATTTGTTTGCATCTAAATCCCCACTACTGGAAGACATAGAGAGCTGGGATGCTCAGACAACGAAACTTATTCTAAGGGAGAGATCGCGGGTAAAAGAAAGGATGGATATCCAAGACATTGAAGATGAGATTCCACTCCTTGAAAGCACCACATTCTGGGATTTTCCAAAGCAGAGCTATGGTCTTACACCAAAAGGGAACAATAAGTACCCTGGTGTTACTCCGGCACTGATTATCTACAATTTGATATGGAGGTATACAGAACCTGGAGACCTTATAGTAGACCCAATGGCTGGAAGTGGCACAACTCTGGATGTGTGTAACGAGGAAAAGCGGAGATGCATCTGCTATGACATTGCCCCCACAAGACCAGAAATAATTCAAAACGATGCGAGAAAAATTCCTCTGGAAGACAATTCAGTTGACATGGTGTTTATTGATTCACCCTACGGAGACAACATTAGATACAATGAGCATCCTGACTGCATAGGCAAAATTTCTTGTGAAACCGCAGAATTTTACGATGAACTTGAAAAAGTGATTAAAGAGTGCTATCGCATATTGAAACCTGGTAAAGTTCTTGGCTGGCTGATAGGAGACCAGTGGGTCAAGAAGAAGTTTACACCAGTTGGTTTTCTGATATATGAACGTCTTTGCAAATACTTTGAGCCAGTTGACATAATTTGTGTGGCAAGGAGAGGACAAGCATCGCACACGGATGTGTGGCATAACAGAGCAAGACGATTCAATTTCTTTCTGAGGGGATTTAAGTATCTGATAATAGTAAGGAAGCAAGGGGTGGAGAAAAGCAAAATTGCCAAGTCTAGAAAAATAACATGGACATTTTATGAAAGAGGAAAATTATCATAG
- a CDS encoding BsaWI family type II restriction enzyme, translating to MKFEDLLTLYEGMRQKYGNETYKHISELFSLAKEMHKNDWKRSPTPQGDHEQSWRAFKGKNFEKLIMYVIKKEVEGLGLKVVEGNILERTTSINLSKELSLVKRNLLIDYGEFGAHLPDVDIVIYHPVSLRPLAVISTKITLRERIAQTGYWKLKLMQDEVTRHIKVFFITPDEDGTLKAKKPTKKGRAIVEVDTDGSYVMSEEKIEESDKVKMFDKFIEDLKKLVEKGSI from the coding sequence ATGAAATTTGAGGACTTATTAACACTGTATGAAGGAATGAGACAAAAGTACGGTAATGAGACATACAAGCACATCTCAGAATTGTTCTCATTAGCAAAAGAAATGCATAAAAACGACTGGAAAAGAAGTCCGACGCCACAGGGTGATCATGAACAATCTTGGCGTGCATTCAAAGGAAAAAACTTTGAGAAACTGATAATGTATGTTATTAAGAAAGAAGTTGAAGGACTTGGGTTGAAAGTGGTTGAGGGAAACATTTTAGAAAGAACCACATCAATCAATCTCTCGAAAGAGCTTAGCCTGGTAAAAAGAAATCTACTTATAGATTATGGAGAGTTTGGTGCCCATTTGCCAGATGTGGATATAGTAATTTATCATCCTGTTTCTCTCCGACCACTTGCAGTAATTTCGACTAAGATCACTCTGAGAGAGAGGATTGCTCAAACTGGATACTGGAAATTAAAGCTGATGCAGGATGAAGTTACAAGACATATTAAGGTATTTTTCATTACTCCAGATGAAGATGGCACATTAAAGGCGAAGAAGCCCACAAAGAAGGGACGTGCAATTGTTGAGGTAGATACAGATGGAAGCTATGTAATGAGTGAAGAAAAAATAGAAGAAAGTGATAAAGTAAAGATGTTTGACAAATTTATTGAGGACTTAAAAAAATTGGTGGAAAAAGGTTCTATTTAA
- a CDS encoding CDC48 family AAA ATPase, with the protein MSVKTPEKNYLKVIEATARDAGRGIVRIDTEYMENNGLEPGDVVIIEGTKKTAAIVWPSYPEDEGTGTIRMDGITRKNAGAGIDDKVSVKKTEVKKASKVVFSPTEPIRIFGAEYLSQILEGRVLTKGDAVELNLMGRKVTLIVTSYSPSTDVVMINGSTEVEVSEKIAKEKEVGVSRVSYEDIGGLKEEIKKVREMIELPLRHPELFDRLGIEAPKGVLLHGPPGTGKTLLAKAVANETNANFYSISGPEIMSKFYGQSEENLREIFKEAEENAPSIIFIDEIDSIAPKRDDIKGEVETRVVAQLLALMDGLKSRGRVVVIGATNRPNALDPALRRPGRFDREIELGIPNRDARLEILQIHTRGMPLSEDVDLSALADLTHGYSGADLAALVKEAGMKALRRILPNIDMESEKIPVQTLNTIKVTKEDFIAAFREMEPSTLREVLIERPNVHWDDIGGLDAQKEELKEAVEWPLKYPTLFKHFNTKPPKGILLYGPPGTGKTLLAKAVATESEANFISVKGPEFLSKWVGESEKAVRETFRKAKTAAPCIIFFDEIDAIVPVRGQSCDSHVTERVISQMLSELDGIEELHNVVVIAATNRPDIIDPAILRPGRFDRLVYVPMPGKDERLSILRIHTKNMPLADDVKLEKIVEMTENYNGADLAAVVQKASYLAMREYLNENNGKVDEAKLKDVKVKMKHFEEALKQVKPLSKQEVERYTRMCENFRKRE; encoded by the coding sequence ATGTCGGTAAAAACACCTGAAAAAAATTATTTAAAGGTAATTGAAGCGACTGCGCGGGATGCTGGTAGAGGTATCGTCAGAATTGACACAGAATACATGGAAAACAACGGACTTGAGCCAGGTGATGTAGTAATAATCGAGGGCACAAAGAAAACTGCAGCCATTGTCTGGCCTAGCTATCCCGAGGATGAAGGTACAGGAACAATTCGAATGGATGGAATCACAAGAAAGAATGCTGGTGCAGGAATAGATGACAAAGTTAGTGTGAAGAAGACAGAGGTGAAAAAGGCCTCTAAAGTGGTTTTCTCTCCCACTGAACCGATAAGAATCTTCGGTGCTGAGTATCTATCCCAGATACTGGAAGGGAGAGTGCTCACCAAGGGCGATGCTGTTGAACTTAACCTCATGGGTAGAAAGGTCACGCTCATTGTCACTTCCTATTCTCCTTCCACAGATGTGGTGATGATAAACGGAAGCACAGAAGTAGAGGTAAGCGAGAAAATTGCGAAGGAAAAAGAGGTAGGAGTGAGCAGGGTTAGCTACGAAGACATAGGTGGGCTCAAGGAAGAAATTAAGAAAGTAAGGGAGATGATAGAGCTCCCACTTCGCCACCCAGAACTCTTTGACCGTTTGGGTATAGAGGCACCAAAAGGTGTGCTGCTCCATGGTCCTCCAGGCACTGGCAAGACATTGCTTGCAAAAGCAGTTGCTAACGAAACCAACGCCAACTTCTACTCAATCAGCGGTCCTGAAATTATGAGCAAGTTCTATGGCCAGAGCGAGGAAAATTTGAGAGAGATTTTCAAAGAGGCAGAGGAAAACGCACCATCAATAATTTTCATCGACGAAATTGACTCAATTGCTCCAAAGAGGGATGACATCAAAGGTGAGGTGGAAACCAGAGTTGTTGCCCAGTTGCTTGCCTTGATGGATGGGCTGAAGAGCAGGGGCAGAGTAGTGGTAATAGGTGCTACAAACAGGCCCAATGCCCTTGACCCAGCACTGAGAAGACCTGGTAGATTCGATAGAGAGATTGAACTTGGAATTCCTAATAGGGATGCACGGCTTGAAATTCTGCAGATTCACACAAGGGGAATGCCACTCTCAGAAGATGTGGACCTCTCTGCACTTGCAGACCTAACCCATGGCTACTCTGGCGCAGACCTTGCTGCACTCGTGAAGGAAGCAGGAATGAAAGCGCTGAGGAGAATACTGCCAAACATTGATATGGAGAGCGAAAAAATCCCAGTGCAGACACTGAACACAATCAAAGTTACGAAAGAGGATTTCATTGCCGCATTCAGAGAGATGGAACCATCTACATTGCGGGAGGTGCTGATTGAACGCCCGAATGTACATTGGGATGACATTGGAGGGCTTGATGCCCAGAAGGAAGAATTGAAGGAAGCAGTGGAATGGCCACTGAAGTATCCTACCTTGTTCAAACATTTCAACACAAAACCGCCAAAAGGCATTCTGCTTTACGGACCACCAGGCACTGGCAAGACCTTGCTTGCAAAGGCAGTTGCCACTGAAAGCGAGGCAAACTTTATCTCTGTGAAGGGCCCAGAGTTCCTCTCAAAATGGGTGGGCGAGAGCGAAAAAGCGGTGCGGGAAACCTTCAGGAAGGCAAAGACAGCTGCGCCATGCATCATCTTCTTTGATGAGATTGATGCAATCGTGCCAGTGCGAGGCCAGAGTTGCGATTCCCATGTCACAGAGAGAGTTATAAGCCAGATGCTCTCAGAGCTTGATGGAATTGAGGAATTGCACAATGTGGTGGTGATTGCAGCAACGAATCGCCCAGACATAATTGACCCTGCGATTCTCCGCCCTGGAAGATTTGATAGATTGGTGTATGTGCCGATGCCTGGCAAAGATGAGCGGCTCAGTATCCTTAGGATTCATACAAAGAACATGCCACTTGCGGATGATGTCAAACTTGAGAAAATTGTGGAGATGACTGAGAATTACAATGGTGCAGACCTTGCTGCGGTAGTACAGAAAGCCAGCTATCTTGCGATGAGAGAGTATCTCAACGAGAACAATGGCAAGGTGGATGAGGCAAAACTGAAGGATGTTAAAGTGAAAATGAAGCACTTTGAGGAGGCGTTGAAACAGGTGAAACCGCTCTCAAAACAGGAGGTGGAACGCTACACCAGAATGTGCGAGAACTTCAGGAAAAGAGAGTAA
- a CDS encoding Hsp20/alpha crystallin family protein, with translation MFGRKKDDENKIEIRKKDADIVGRDFYDPFEEFERAMRNFERAFFEMAFRSPFTFRKEMREPEIRAPFVDMIDTGKEFKVIAEMPGATKDKIDVSISGNTLEISSETGTETESTEGNVVHRERSYRKFYRCIELPEDIVPDKATSKLNNGVLEIILPKKNPTEKKKVKVNIE, from the coding sequence ATGTTTGGAAGAAAGAAAGATGATGAAAACAAAATTGAAATTCGAAAGAAGGATGCAGACATTGTGGGCAGGGACTTCTACGACCCATTTGAAGAATTCGAGAGAGCAATGAGAAACTTCGAACGCGCTTTCTTTGAGATGGCATTCAGGTCACCATTCACATTCAGAAAAGAAATGAGAGAACCAGAAATAAGAGCTCCATTTGTGGACATGATTGACACAGGCAAAGAATTCAAGGTAATTGCAGAAATGCCTGGCGCAACGAAGGACAAGATTGATGTCTCAATTTCAGGGAATACTCTAGAAATTTCTTCAGAGACGGGCACAGAAACCGAGAGCACAGAGGGCAATGTGGTTCACAGGGAACGCAGCTACAGAAAATTCTACAGATGCATTGAGCTACCAGAGGATATTGTTCCTGATAAAGCTACATCAAAACTGAACAATGGTGTCCTTGAAATCATCCTGCCAAAGAAAAACCCCACTGAGAAAAAGAAGGTAAAGGTGAACATTGAGTAA
- a CDS encoding Rab family GTPase: MKRLVKKIALLGDGAVGKTSLIARYVHNAFDESYIQTIGTRVSKKEVVVETIEDRVSVNLIIWDILGQKEYRGVHFNAFKGVEGAIMVCDITRKETLDSLEEYWLPSLKKVTGEIPLIFFANKADLITERKFDFADLQKIANENLHSGAGGKLKNAFLTSAKTGDNVEVGFKHMVAFLMLLEDEEKRDARSFIIDSLLRSIEAMEVDTSTLYGALDAIMVDFTTSFGNESQAMDLLREAFKEANLTLKEPTFVGVEKLIYALSRKERTAGMPEDVVKANLEKRFLILNKAKNPGNP; this comes from the coding sequence ATGAAGAGATTGGTGAAGAAAATTGCGTTGCTTGGTGATGGAGCAGTGGGGAAAACCAGCTTGATTGCAAGGTATGTGCACAATGCGTTTGATGAAAGTTACATTCAGACAATTGGGACAAGGGTTTCGAAGAAGGAGGTAGTGGTGGAAACAATTGAGGACAGAGTTTCTGTTAATCTCATAATCTGGGACATTCTGGGTCAGAAGGAATACAGGGGTGTGCACTTCAATGCTTTTAAGGGGGTTGAGGGTGCGATAATGGTGTGTGATATCACAAGAAAGGAAACACTTGACAGCTTGGAGGAATACTGGCTTCCATCACTTAAAAAGGTTACTGGAGAAATTCCACTCATCTTCTTTGCAAACAAGGCAGACCTGATAACAGAGAGGAAATTTGATTTTGCAGACCTCCAGAAAATCGCAAATGAAAATCTGCACTCTGGAGCGGGAGGAAAGCTCAAAAATGCATTTCTTACCAGTGCTAAAACTGGTGATAATGTAGAGGTCGGGTTCAAGCACATGGTAGCATTTCTGATGCTGCTGGAAGACGAGGAAAAAAGGGATGCCAGAAGTTTCATAATCGACTCATTGCTTCGTTCAATTGAGGCAATGGAAGTTGACACCAGCACACTCTACGGTGCCCTTGATGCAATTATGGTGGACTTCACAACAAGTTTTGGAAACGAGAGCCAAGCAATGGATTTGCTGAGAGAGGCATTCAAAGAGGCAAACCTCACACTCAAAGAACCCACATTTGTAGGTGTGGAAAAACTAATTTATGCGTTATCAAGAAAGGAGAGAACTGCGGGTATGCCAGAGGATGTGGTAAAGGCAAATCTGGAAAAACGATTTTTGATTCTTAATAAGGCAAAAAACCCTGGTAATCCATAA
- a CDS encoding tetratricopeptide repeat protein produces the protein MSSLHIPPEFVAREKELAFLKGKLEKVERRAGLTVFIGGESGVGKTRLVEELIGIAEQAGFQVFRSQCFLESLAPYTPISEILKDAELEHLLTETKPPKIEGIYCVKKGGIIIAKYERKETTDSDIFMGMVTAVETFVKDSIAQMQAREVTEQIGHMGYGNFFITNVPGKLLNLVAVTTGRENEYLISDLREILEDIEKELCGGLETIEASQIAAIEDKLKTLFLRGKYEGVDYAEEDAKIRQANLFENVTRGLQRKAEQKPVLIFIDDLQWSDPSSLAMLHYIARNTRKNAVLIVGTYRIEEIVAKHDEKRHPLVEAMEKMEKEELLEKVELKRLDKEVCHALICSVLGTEIAQEFTEKIYRETEGNTFFVVEILKNLYEEKQLYLEGGKWHYHLDTLQIPKKVYEIVLRRIERLAKEERDLLDAASILGEEFTSQMVAKLTELPYIQVVKMLVSVERAHKLIRALKSKYKFEHGKIREVLYAEMADELRKIYHEIAGQILEENYKAGNADVLADVVYHYSKAMRSDKVIEYGLSAGKLAKKRFANEESIRFYKAVLEAMKEEEGYKELKLQVLGEIAEVLELTGRYDEALEILKIRISALITEKPLEAGKSYRKRCEIYIQKGDYENAIVEAEQAEQVLSETTKSELELARVWSAKGLIYERKGDYKSAIEAQEKAEQVFKKARVEKELGNVIHRMGTCYLYLGEYDKALQLFTDALRIREKISDLRGIAGSYNNIAIVYHEKGENEKALEFHKKSLELVEKIGDVRGISAGYNNIAIAYGESGELEKALEFHKKSLEVKEKIGDVWGIAMSYNNAGSIYYMRGHYEKALELYNKSLELRKKIGDVWGMSINYFNIGMIHYELGEFHKGLEALQKALEIAKEVKDKSEICKSLLGIARCYVGMGNFESANEMLREAKKFVVELAAKPIDAEFLSVSGILLASEGKIAEAELELKKAIDMYETVGRLDIEYYKILFELGKVKNEKELLMETLTFFEKIENRAWIERVKKEIEKV, from the coding sequence ATGTCTTCACTTCACATTCCTCCAGAATTCGTAGCAAGGGAAAAAGAACTTGCGTTTCTCAAAGGAAAATTGGAAAAGGTAGAACGAAGAGCTGGCTTGACCGTTTTTATCGGAGGAGAGAGTGGTGTTGGAAAGACACGGCTCGTTGAGGAATTGATTGGAATTGCAGAACAAGCTGGATTTCAGGTTTTCAGGAGCCAGTGCTTTCTTGAGTCCTTAGCTCCTTACACACCCATTTCTGAGATTCTGAAAGACGCAGAATTGGAACATCTGCTTACTGAAACAAAGCCACCGAAAATAGAGGGAATTTATTGTGTGAAAAAAGGTGGAATAATAATTGCAAAGTATGAGCGGAAGGAGACAACGGACTCTGACATTTTTATGGGCATGGTGACAGCAGTGGAAACCTTTGTGAAGGACTCAATTGCCCAGATGCAGGCAAGAGAGGTGACTGAGCAAATTGGCCACATGGGTTATGGAAATTTTTTCATCACGAATGTACCTGGCAAGTTGCTGAACCTTGTGGCAGTTACCACTGGGAGAGAAAATGAATATCTGATTTCTGACCTGCGGGAAATTCTGGAAGATATTGAAAAGGAGTTATGTGGAGGGCTTGAGACGATAGAGGCCTCTCAAATTGCTGCAATTGAGGACAAGCTCAAAACCCTCTTTTTAAGAGGAAAATACGAAGGCGTCGATTATGCAGAGGAGGATGCAAAAATAAGACAGGCAAATTTGTTCGAGAATGTTACAAGGGGTTTGCAAAGAAAGGCAGAGCAGAAGCCAGTGCTGATTTTCATAGACGATTTGCAATGGAGCGACCCCTCAAGTTTAGCGATGTTGCATTACATAGCCAGGAACACAAGAAAAAATGCGGTTCTTATTGTTGGCACTTACAGAATTGAGGAGATTGTAGCGAAGCATGATGAAAAGAGGCACCCCCTCGTTGAGGCAATGGAGAAGATGGAAAAAGAGGAGTTACTTGAAAAGGTTGAGTTAAAGCGGCTGGACAAGGAAGTATGCCATGCCCTGATTTGCAGTGTGCTTGGCACTGAGATTGCTCAGGAGTTTACAGAAAAAATTTACAGGGAGACAGAGGGCAACACCTTCTTTGTTGTGGAGATTCTGAAGAACCTGTATGAAGAAAAGCAGTTGTATTTAGAGGGCGGAAAGTGGCACTACCATCTGGACACATTGCAAATTCCAAAAAAAGTTTACGAGATTGTTTTGAGGAGAATTGAGAGATTAGCGAAAGAAGAACGAGATCTCCTAGATGCAGCAAGTATTCTGGGTGAGGAATTCACATCCCAAATGGTTGCAAAACTAACTGAGCTCCCTTATATCCAGGTTGTAAAAATGCTTGTGAGCGTTGAACGGGCACACAAACTAATCAGAGCATTGAAATCAAAATACAAATTTGAGCATGGAAAGATAAGAGAAGTGCTTTATGCAGAAATGGCGGATGAGTTAAGAAAAATCTACCATGAGATTGCAGGCCAAATCCTTGAAGAAAATTACAAAGCTGGGAATGCTGATGTTTTAGCGGATGTTGTTTATCATTACTCAAAGGCAATGCGCAGTGATAAAGTTATTGAATATGGCTTGTCCGCTGGGAAACTTGCAAAGAAGAGATTCGCAAATGAAGAAAGCATCAGGTTTTACAAAGCGGTGCTAGAGGCAATGAAAGAAGAAGAGGGCTACAAAGAACTAAAACTGCAGGTTCTAGGTGAAATTGCAGAGGTACTAGAGCTAACTGGAAGATATGATGAGGCCCTGGAAATTCTTAAAATTCGAATCTCTGCCCTCATCACAGAAAAGCCATTAGAGGCAGGAAAAAGTTATAGAAAGAGATGTGAAATTTATATCCAGAAGGGAGATTATGAAAATGCGATTGTAGAGGCGGAGCAAGCAGAGCAAGTGCTTTCCGAAACGACCAAATCTGAACTTGAATTGGCAAGAGTATGGAGTGCAAAAGGGCTCATCTACGAGCGGAAAGGAGACTATAAAAGCGCAATCGAAGCCCAAGAAAAAGCCGAGCAAGTGTTTAAGAAAGCGAGAGTAGAAAAAGAGTTGGGTAATGTTATCCACAGAATGGGCACATGCTATTTGTATCTGGGAGAGTATGACAAGGCCCTTCAATTGTTCACTGATGCTCTGAGAATTCGTGAGAAAATAAGTGATTTAAGAGGAATAGCAGGAAGCTATAACAACATTGCTATTGTTTACCATGAGAAAGGAGAGAATGAAAAAGCATTAGAATTCCACAAAAAAAGTTTGGAATTAGTTGAAAAGATAGGCGATGTGCGTGGCATCTCGGCAGGATATAACAACATTGCCATTGCTTACGGCGAAAGTGGTGAGCTTGAAAAGGCATTAGAGTTCCACAAAAAAAGTTTGGAGGTGAAGGAAAAAATTGGAGATGTTTGGGGCATTGCGATGAGCTACAACAACGCTGGGAGTATTTACTACATGAGAGGACATTACGAAAAGGCACTTGAGTTATATAATAAAAGTTTAGAATTACGGAAGAAGATTGGAGATGTTTGGGGCATGAGTATAAACTACTTCAACATAGGTATGATTCATTATGAATTAGGTGAGTTTCACAAAGGTTTGGAGGCACTGCAAAAAGCCCTTGAAATTGCGAAGGAAGTTAAAGACAAATCTGAGATTTGCAAGAGTTTGTTGGGGATCGCTAGGTGTTATGTGGGTATGGGAAATTTTGAATCTGCAAATGAGATGCTTAGGGAGGCAAAGAAATTTGTAGTGGAACTTGCTGCGAAACCTATTGATGCGGAGTTTTTGTCTGTATCTGGCATACTCCTTGCAAGTGAGGGAAAAATCGCAGAGGCAGAGCTCGAGCTAAAGAAGGCAATTGACATGTATGAAACAGTGGGCAGATTGGATATCGAGTATTACAAAATCCTGTTCGAGTTAGGGAAGGTTAAAAATGAAAAAGAGTTACTCATGGAGACGCTGACTTTCTTTGAGAAAATTGAAAACAGAGCATGGATAGAGCGAGTAAAGAAAGAGATTGAAAAAGTGTAG